One segment of Mycoplasma sp. E35C DNA contains the following:
- a CDS encoding deoxynucleoside kinase encodes MIVAISGMVASGKSSLSKRLSTHYKNAKLLYEYEEDDVVFQKFLEWLYNKNSSIDFAFQSYVIQNYSRHLKQAINENYEYIIADRFNQEHFIFAKNKLSLKSDKFLRGYEALFDVLISEDKLPDLVIYLDLSFEEFKKRIFKRNRLVETSTFNDNLTYWQTLYAKYKIEFQNQQKKFGFNVEYLDTNNKNEDQVFNEAIQLINRYKK; translated from the coding sequence ATGATAGTAGCTATTAGTGGAATGGTAGCTAGCGGAAAATCTAGCTTATCTAAAAGATTATCAACGCATTATAAAAACGCAAAATTGTTATATGAATATGAAGAAGATGATGTTGTTTTTCAAAAATTTTTAGAGTGGTTATATAACAAAAATAGTTCAATTGATTTCGCTTTTCAATCATATGTAATTCAAAACTATTCAAGGCACCTAAAACAAGCAATTAATGAAAATTATGAATACATAATCGCAGATCGCTTTAATCAAGAACACTTTATTTTTGCTAAAAACAAACTTAGTTTAAAATCTGATAAGTTTTTAAGAGGATATGAAGCATTATTTGATGTTTTAATCTCAGAAGATAAACTTCCTGATTTGGTTATTTATTTAGACTTAAGTTTTGAAGAATTTAAGAAAAGAATTTTCAAAAGAAATCGTCTAGTAGAAACTTCAACATTCAATGATAATTTAACATACTGGCAAACACTGTATGCTAAATATAAAATTGAATTTCAAAATCAACAAAAAAAGTTTGGATTTAACGTTGAATATTTAGATACAAATAATAAGAATGAAGATCAAGTTTTTAATGAAGCAATTCAGTTAATAAATCGATATAAAAAATAA